A region from the Branchiostoma lanceolatum isolate klBraLanc5 chromosome 2, klBraLanc5.hap2, whole genome shotgun sequence genome encodes:
- the LOC136427872 gene encoding AP-3 complex subunit beta-2-like isoform X2 translates to MSNGGGSYNAQNDSRAGSTGEPDLGTEPTGGFFSADYKKHDDLKQMLDSNKDNLKLEAMKRIVGMVAKGKDASDLFAAVVKNVVSKNIEVKKLVYVYLVRYAEEQQDLALLSIATFQRALKDPNQLIRASALRVLSSIRVPVIVPIMMLALKDSVVDMSPYVRKTAAHAIPKLYSLDPEQKDQLIQVIEKLLADKTTLVVGSAVMAFEELCPDRVDLIHKNYRKLCNLLVDVEEWGQVVIINMLTRYARTQFLDPNQQDVIADEDKNFYGDEDEKDSEEEEEDEEKEKTPPKKPYMMDPDHRLLLRNTKPLLQSRNAAVVMAVAQLYHHIAPKSEVGLVAKALVRLLRSHREIQHVVLSNVATLTTIRKGMFEPYLKSFFVRPSDPIHVRTLKLEILTNLATETSISTILREFQTYVTSSDKDFVAATIQAIGRCASSISEVTETCLNGLVGLLSNRNEYVVAESVVVIKKLLQMQPDSHSEIIQHMAKLADTITVPMARASILWMVGEYSDRVPKIAPDLLRKMAKNFINEEDIVKLQILNLAAKLCITNPKQTKLLCQYVLNLAKYDQNYDIRDRARFIRQLVSPAGEKGALGKHAKKIFLASKPAPVLDSSFKDRDQWQLGSLSHMINQQASGYSPLPDFPAAAPDPTVRNVEVNPWEQVPMPWAEKTHKKKAGKPKKEAFYSDEEEESESESDSEESSSSSSESGSESESEDDSKSESGSDKDKKSDEEAESSSSSSSESESSSESESDSESESEPDTKPQKKAPPPKTKSSTKPKKEAKQEVSLLDLDDKIKENGDSIPSQAHDEKTDHTLLDTEVDVSSTSAPVPAPASALDVLSPSLASDLQGLSINDKTDTAISVTTPMFVSTTSHELLHRMTGEGLSANYRFTRGTCIYSTSMVPVELTFTNHTDSPVSNIRIGDKKLQAGMTLQEFPEIPSLPGGGSMSVSIGIDFKDTIQPANFQICTQDRKYNVSIKPPVGELFQAVTMSEADFTAQQSKLTGMNENSGKVSIPSQHNNSKTITARMSELANVAPVSSSQDGIYRFAGKTVSGGTLLLITVKVGEDNSASITVNCELMAICSMLVKEVKQKLSLA, encoded by the exons ATGGTGGCAAAAGGCAAGGATGCATCAGACCTGTTTGCAGCTGTGGTGAAGAATGTGGTGTCTAAGAACATTGAG GTGAAGAAGCTGGTGTATGTGTACCTAGTGAGGTATGCTGAGGAGCAACAGGACCTGGCACTGTTGTCCATCGCAACCTTCCAGAGAGCACTCAAG GACCCTAACCAGCTGATCCGAGCGAGCGCCCTGCGCGTGCTGTCCAGTATTCGTGTGCCTGTCATCGTGCCCATCATGATGCTTGCGCTGAAGGACTCGGTCGTGGACATGTCGCCCTACGTCAGGAAAACTGCTGCTCACGCCATCCCCAAGCTATACAG CCTTGACCCAGAGCAGAAGGATCAACTGATTCAAGTCATCGAGAAGCTCCTAGCAGACAAAACAACG CTTGTGGTAGGCAGTGCGGTGATGGCGTTTGAGGAGTTGTGTCCAGACCGGGTCGACCTGATCCACAAGAACTACCGCAAACTGTGCAACCTGCTGGTGGATGTGGAGGAGTGGGGACAGGTGGTCATCATCAACATGCTGACCAGATACGCTCGCACGCAGTTCTTGGATCCTAACCAACAG GATGTTATTGCCGATGAGGACAAGAACTTCTATGGTGATGAGGATGAGAAGGAcagtgaagaggaggaggaggatgaggagaaggagaagactCCTCCCAAGAAACCTTACATGATGGACCCCGACCACAGGCTCCTTCTGAGGAACACCAAGCCTCTTCTGCAGAGTAGAAACGCTGCT GTTGTGATGGCAGTAGCCCAGCTGTACCACCACATTGCACCTAAGAGTGAGGTAGGACTGGTGGCCAAGGCTCTGGTCAGACTGCTCAGGAGTCACAG AGAGATCCAGCATGTTGTGCTCAGTAACGTGGCTACTCTGACCACCATCAGGAAG GGTATGTTTGAGCCGTATCTGAAGAGCTTCTTTGTGCGACCCAGCGACCCCATCCATGTCAGGACTCTGAAG cTTGAAATTCTCACCAACTTGGCCACAGAAACCAGCATCTCTACCATCCTCAGAGAGTTTCAG ACGTACGTGACCAGCTCAGACAAGGACTTCGTGGCGGCGACCATCCAGGCGATCGGCCGGTGTGCCAGCTCCATCTCCGAGGTGACAGAAACGTGTCTGAACGGATTGGTTGGGCTGCTGTCCAACAGGaacg AGTATGTAGTGGCTGAGAGCGTGGTGGTCATTAAGAAGTTGCTCCAGATGCAGCCAGACTCCCACTCTGAGATCATCCAGCACATGGCCAAACTGGCAGACACCATCACG GTGCCGATGGCCCGTGCCAGTATCCTGTGGATGGTTGGGGAGTACTCAGATAGGGTCCCAAAGATTGCTCCCGACCTGCTCAGGAAGATGGCCAAGAACTTCATCAATGAG GAGGACATCGTCAAGCTGCAAATCCTCAACCTGGCAGCCAAACTCTGTATCACCAACCCCAAACAG ACCAAGCTGTTGTGTCAGTATGTGCTCAACCTGGCAAAGTATGACCAGAACTACGACATCCGGGATCGGGCGCGGTTTATACGCCAGCTCGTGTCGCCCGCAGGCGAGAAGGGTGCGCTTGGAAAACACGCCAAGAAGATCTTCCTTGCATCAAAACCTGCCCCTGTCCTGGACTCTTCATTCAAAG ATCGTGACCAATGGCAGCTGGGCTCCCTGTCCCACATGATCAACCAGCAGGCCAGCGGTTACTCTCCTCTCCCGGACTTCCCCGCGGCGGCGCCGGATCCGACCGTGCGAAATGTGGAGGTGAATCCTTGGGAACAA GTGCCCATGCCATGGGCTGAAAAGACCCACAAGAAGAAAGCAGGCAAGCCGAAGAAGGAAGCCTTCTACTCTGACGAGGAAGAAGAATCAG AGTCCGAGTCAGACAGCGAAGAGTCCAGCAGCTCCAGCAGTGAGAGTGGGAGTGAGAGTGAAAGTGAGGACGATAGCAAGAGTGAAAGTGGAAGCGACAAGGACAAGAAATCAGATGAG GAGGCTGAAAGCAGCAGCAGTAGCAGCAGTGAGTCAGAGAGCTCCTCAGAAAGTGAATCTGACAGCGAGAGTGAAAGTGAACCGGACACCAAACCCCAGAAAAAG gCCCCACCACCTAAAACTAAGTCATCAACAAAACCAAAGAAGGAGGCCAAACAAGAAGTCAGCCTGCTCGATCTGGATGACA AAATTAAAGAGAATGGAGATTCCATCCCCTCCCAGGCACATGATGAGAAGACAGACCACACATTACTTGATACAGAAG TTGATGTGTCCAGTACATCGGCACCTGTCCCTGCCCCGGCCTCAGCGCTGGACGTCCTGAGTCCCTCTCTGGCCAGCGATCTCCAGGGACTGTCCATTAACGACAAGACGGACACAGCTATTAGT GTGACGACTCCGATGTTTGTGTCCACGACCTCCCATGAGTTGCTACACAGAATGACAGGAGAGGGTCTTTCCGCCAACTACAGATTTACCCGCGGCACGTGCATCTATTCCACGTCCATGGTCCCTGTCGAACTCACCTTCACCAACCACACCGACTCACCAGTCAGCAACATCAGAATAGGGGATAAG AAATTGCAGGCTGGGATGACGTTACAAGAGTTTCCCGAGATCCCGTCCCTGCCCGGTGGGGGGTCCATGTCCGTGTCTATAGGGATTGACTTCAAGGATACCATACAGCCTGCAAACTTCCAGATATG CACCCAGGACCGCAAGTACAACGTGAGCATCAAACCACCAGTGGGGGAACTGTTCCAGGCAGTCACCATGTCTGAGGCCGACTTCACAGCACAGCAAA GTAAGCTAACGGGTATGAACGAAAACTCGGGCAAAGTCAGCATCCCATCCCAGCACAACAACTCCAAAACCATCACCGCCCGCATGTCGGAGCTCGCCAACGTCGCGCCCGTCTCCTCCAGCCAGGACGGGATCTACAGATTCGCGGGAAAGACGGTCAGCGGCGGAACGTTGCTGCTCATCACGGTCAAGGTGGGAGAGGACAACTCCGCTAGCATTACGGTCAACTGCGAACTAATGGCCATCTGTTCCATGTTAGTTAAAGAGGTCAAACAGAAGTTGTCGCTGGCGTGA
- the LOC136427872 gene encoding AP-3 complex subunit beta-2-like isoform X4 produces the protein MSNGGGSYNAQNDSRAGSTGEPDLGTEPTGGFFSADYKKHDDLKQMLDSNKDNLKLEAMKRIVGMVAKGKDASDLFAAVVKNVVSKNIEVKKLVYVYLVRYAEEQQDLALLSIATFQRALKDPNQLIRASALRVLSSIRVPVIVPIMMLALKDSVVDMSPYVRKTAAHAIPKLYSLDPEQKDQLIQVIEKLLADKTTLVVGSAVMAFEELCPDRVDLIHKNYRKLCNLLVDVEEWGQVVIINMLTRYARTQFLDPNQQDVIADEDKNFYGDEDEKDSEEEEEDEEKEKTPPKKPYMMDPDHRLLLRNTKPLLQSRNAAVVMAVAQLYHHIAPKSEVGLVAKALVRLLRSHREIQHVVLSNVATLTTIRKGMFEPYLKSFFVRPSDPIHVRTLKLEILTNLATETSISTILREFQTYVTSSDKDFVAATIQAIGRCASSISEVTETCLNGLVGLLSNRNEYVVAESVVVIKKLLQMQPDSHSEIIQHMAKLADTITVPMARASILWMVGEYSDRVPKIAPDLLRKMAKNFINEEDIVKLQILNLAAKLCITNPKQTKLLCQYVLNLAKYDQNYDIRDRARFIRQLVSPAGEKGALGKHAKKIFLASKPAPVLDSSFKDRDQWQLGSLSHMINQQASGYSPLPDFPAAAPDPTVRNVEVPMPWAEKTHKKKAGKPKKEAFYSDEEEESESESDSEESSSSSSESGSESESEDDSKSESGSDKDKKSDEEAESSSSSSSESESSSESESDSESESEPDTKPQKKAPPPKTKSSTKPKKEAKQEVSLLDLDDKIKENGDSIPSQAHDEKTDHTLLDTEVDVSSTSAPVPAPASALDVLSPSLASDLQGLSINDKTDTAISVTTPMFVSTTSHELLHRMTGEGLSANYRFTRGTCIYSTSMVPVELTFTNHTDSPVSNIRIGDKKLQAGMTLQEFPEIPSLPGGGSMSVSIGIDFKDTIQPANFQICTQDRKYNVSIKPPVGELFQAVTMSEADFTAQQSKLTGMNENSGKVSIPSQHNNSKTITARMSELANVAPVSSSQDGIYRFAGKTVSGGTLLLITVKVGEDNSASITVNCELMAICSMLVKEVKQKLSLA, from the exons ATGGTGGCAAAAGGCAAGGATGCATCAGACCTGTTTGCAGCTGTGGTGAAGAATGTGGTGTCTAAGAACATTGAG GTGAAGAAGCTGGTGTATGTGTACCTAGTGAGGTATGCTGAGGAGCAACAGGACCTGGCACTGTTGTCCATCGCAACCTTCCAGAGAGCACTCAAG GACCCTAACCAGCTGATCCGAGCGAGCGCCCTGCGCGTGCTGTCCAGTATTCGTGTGCCTGTCATCGTGCCCATCATGATGCTTGCGCTGAAGGACTCGGTCGTGGACATGTCGCCCTACGTCAGGAAAACTGCTGCTCACGCCATCCCCAAGCTATACAG CCTTGACCCAGAGCAGAAGGATCAACTGATTCAAGTCATCGAGAAGCTCCTAGCAGACAAAACAACG CTTGTGGTAGGCAGTGCGGTGATGGCGTTTGAGGAGTTGTGTCCAGACCGGGTCGACCTGATCCACAAGAACTACCGCAAACTGTGCAACCTGCTGGTGGATGTGGAGGAGTGGGGACAGGTGGTCATCATCAACATGCTGACCAGATACGCTCGCACGCAGTTCTTGGATCCTAACCAACAG GATGTTATTGCCGATGAGGACAAGAACTTCTATGGTGATGAGGATGAGAAGGAcagtgaagaggaggaggaggatgaggagaaggagaagactCCTCCCAAGAAACCTTACATGATGGACCCCGACCACAGGCTCCTTCTGAGGAACACCAAGCCTCTTCTGCAGAGTAGAAACGCTGCT GTTGTGATGGCAGTAGCCCAGCTGTACCACCACATTGCACCTAAGAGTGAGGTAGGACTGGTGGCCAAGGCTCTGGTCAGACTGCTCAGGAGTCACAG AGAGATCCAGCATGTTGTGCTCAGTAACGTGGCTACTCTGACCACCATCAGGAAG GGTATGTTTGAGCCGTATCTGAAGAGCTTCTTTGTGCGACCCAGCGACCCCATCCATGTCAGGACTCTGAAG cTTGAAATTCTCACCAACTTGGCCACAGAAACCAGCATCTCTACCATCCTCAGAGAGTTTCAG ACGTACGTGACCAGCTCAGACAAGGACTTCGTGGCGGCGACCATCCAGGCGATCGGCCGGTGTGCCAGCTCCATCTCCGAGGTGACAGAAACGTGTCTGAACGGATTGGTTGGGCTGCTGTCCAACAGGaacg AGTATGTAGTGGCTGAGAGCGTGGTGGTCATTAAGAAGTTGCTCCAGATGCAGCCAGACTCCCACTCTGAGATCATCCAGCACATGGCCAAACTGGCAGACACCATCACG GTGCCGATGGCCCGTGCCAGTATCCTGTGGATGGTTGGGGAGTACTCAGATAGGGTCCCAAAGATTGCTCCCGACCTGCTCAGGAAGATGGCCAAGAACTTCATCAATGAG GAGGACATCGTCAAGCTGCAAATCCTCAACCTGGCAGCCAAACTCTGTATCACCAACCCCAAACAG ACCAAGCTGTTGTGTCAGTATGTGCTCAACCTGGCAAAGTATGACCAGAACTACGACATCCGGGATCGGGCGCGGTTTATACGCCAGCTCGTGTCGCCCGCAGGCGAGAAGGGTGCGCTTGGAAAACACGCCAAGAAGATCTTCCTTGCATCAAAACCTGCCCCTGTCCTGGACTCTTCATTCAAAG ATCGTGACCAATGGCAGCTGGGCTCCCTGTCCCACATGATCAACCAGCAGGCCAGCGGTTACTCTCCTCTCCCGGACTTCCCCGCGGCGGCGCCGGATCCGACCGTGCGAAATGTGGAG GTGCCCATGCCATGGGCTGAAAAGACCCACAAGAAGAAAGCAGGCAAGCCGAAGAAGGAAGCCTTCTACTCTGACGAGGAAGAAGAATCAG AGTCCGAGTCAGACAGCGAAGAGTCCAGCAGCTCCAGCAGTGAGAGTGGGAGTGAGAGTGAAAGTGAGGACGATAGCAAGAGTGAAAGTGGAAGCGACAAGGACAAGAAATCAGATGAG GAGGCTGAAAGCAGCAGCAGTAGCAGCAGTGAGTCAGAGAGCTCCTCAGAAAGTGAATCTGACAGCGAGAGTGAAAGTGAACCGGACACCAAACCCCAGAAAAAG gCCCCACCACCTAAAACTAAGTCATCAACAAAACCAAAGAAGGAGGCCAAACAAGAAGTCAGCCTGCTCGATCTGGATGACA AAATTAAAGAGAATGGAGATTCCATCCCCTCCCAGGCACATGATGAGAAGACAGACCACACATTACTTGATACAGAAG TTGATGTGTCCAGTACATCGGCACCTGTCCCTGCCCCGGCCTCAGCGCTGGACGTCCTGAGTCCCTCTCTGGCCAGCGATCTCCAGGGACTGTCCATTAACGACAAGACGGACACAGCTATTAGT GTGACGACTCCGATGTTTGTGTCCACGACCTCCCATGAGTTGCTACACAGAATGACAGGAGAGGGTCTTTCCGCCAACTACAGATTTACCCGCGGCACGTGCATCTATTCCACGTCCATGGTCCCTGTCGAACTCACCTTCACCAACCACACCGACTCACCAGTCAGCAACATCAGAATAGGGGATAAG AAATTGCAGGCTGGGATGACGTTACAAGAGTTTCCCGAGATCCCGTCCCTGCCCGGTGGGGGGTCCATGTCCGTGTCTATAGGGATTGACTTCAAGGATACCATACAGCCTGCAAACTTCCAGATATG CACCCAGGACCGCAAGTACAACGTGAGCATCAAACCACCAGTGGGGGAACTGTTCCAGGCAGTCACCATGTCTGAGGCCGACTTCACAGCACAGCAAA GTAAGCTAACGGGTATGAACGAAAACTCGGGCAAAGTCAGCATCCCATCCCAGCACAACAACTCCAAAACCATCACCGCCCGCATGTCGGAGCTCGCCAACGTCGCGCCCGTCTCCTCCAGCCAGGACGGGATCTACAGATTCGCGGGAAAGACGGTCAGCGGCGGAACGTTGCTGCTCATCACGGTCAAGGTGGGAGAGGACAACTCCGCTAGCATTACGGTCAACTGCGAACTAATGGCCATCTGTTCCATGTTAGTTAAAGAGGTCAAACAGAAGTTGTCGCTGGCGTGA